A single genomic interval of Phocoena sinus isolate mPhoSin1 chromosome 15, mPhoSin1.pri, whole genome shotgun sequence harbors:
- the LUC7L gene encoding putative RNA-binding protein Luc7-like 1 isoform X2, translating to MDLGECTKIHDLALRADYEIASKERDLFFELDAMDHLESFIAECDRRTELAKKRLAETQEEISAEVSAKAEKVHELNEEIGKLLAKAEQLGAEGNVDESQKILMEVEKVRAKKKEAEEEYRNSMPASSFQQQKLRVCEVCSAYLGLHDNDRRLADHFGGKLHLGFIQIREKLDQLRKTVAEKQEKRNQDRLRRREEREREERLSRRSGSRTRDRRRSRSRDRRRRRSRSTSRERRKSSRSRSRDRHRRHRSRSRSHSRGHRRASRDRSSKYKFSRERASREESWERGRSERGATDWRLESTNGKTASRRSEEKEAGEI from the exons ATGGATTTAGGAGAATGTACCAAAATCCACGATTTGGCCCTCCGAGCAGATTATGAGATTGCAAGTAAAGAAAGGGACCTCTTTTTTGAATTGGAT GCGATGGATCACTTGGAGTCCTTTATTGCTGAGTGTGATCGGAGAACTGAGCTTGCCAAGAAGCGGCTGGCAGAGACGCAGGAGGAGATCAGTGCAGAAGTTTCCGCAAAG GCAGAAAAAGTACATGAGTTGAATGAAGAAATAGGGAAGCTTCTTGCTAAAGCTGAACAGCTAGGAGCTGAAGGAAATGTGGATGAATCCCAGAAGATTCTTATGGAAGTGGAGAAAGTCcgtgcaaagaaaaaagaagctgag GAAGAATACAGGAATTCCATGCCTGCATCCAGTTTTCAGCAGCAGAAGCTGCGTGTTTGTGAAGTCTGTTCAGCCTACCTTGGTCTCCATGACAATGACCGTCGTCTTGCAGACCACTTCGGGGGCAAGTTACACTTGGGGTTCATTCAGATCCGTGAGAAGCTCGATCAATTAAGG aAAACTGTGGCTGAAAAGCAGGAGAAGAGAAATCAGGATCggctgaggaggagagaggagagggagcgGGAAGAACGACTGAGCAGGAG gtcTGGATCAAGAACCAGAGATCGCAGGAG GTCGCGCTCCCGGGACCGGCGTCGGAGGCGGTCAAGATCTACCTCCAGAGAGCGGCGGAAGTCGTCCCGGTCCCGGTCCCGAGACAGACACCGGCGCCACCGAAGCCGTTCCCGGAGCCACAGCCGGGGCCACCGCCGGGCATCCAGGGACCGGAGTTCGAAATACAA GTTCTCCAGAGAGCGGGCCTCAAGGGAGGAGTCCTGGGAGCGCGGGCGGAGTGAGCGGGGGGCCACCGACTGGAGGCTTGAGAGCACCAATGGAAAGACTGCGTCACGGAGGTCGGAGGAAAAGGAGGCCGGCGAGATCTGA
- the LOC116739661 gene encoding hemoglobin subunit alpha, translating to MVLSPADKTNVKGTWAKIGNHSAEYGAEALERMFINFPSTKTYFSHFDLGHGSAQIKGHGKKVADALTKAVGHIDNLPDALSELSDLHAHKLRVDPVNFKLLSHCLLVTLALHLPADFTPSVHASLDKFLASVSTVLTSKYR from the exons ATGGTGCTGTCTCCCGCCGACAAGACCAACGTCAAGGGCACCTGGGCTAAGATTGGCAACCACAGTGCAGAATATGGCGCAGAGGCCCTGGAGAG GATGTTCATAAACTTCCCCAGCACCAAGACCTACTTCTCCCACTTCGACCTGGGACACGGCTCCGCCCAGATCAAGGGGCACGGCAAGAAGGTGGCCGACGCGCTGACCAAAGCCGTGGGCCACATAGACAACCTGCCCGATGCCTTGTCTGAGCTGAGCGACCTGCACGCCCACAAGCTGCGTGTGGACCCGGTCAACTTCAAG CTCCTGAGCCACTGCCTGCTGGTGACCCTGGCTCTCCACCTCCCCGCCGATTTCACGCCCTCGGTCCATGCCTCCCTGGACAAGTTTTTGGCCAGTGTGAGCACCGTGCTGACCTCCAAATACCGTTAA
- the HBQ1 gene encoding hemoglobin subunit theta-1 produces the protein MVLEAADRAAVRALWLKLGSNVGVYTTEALERTFLAFPSTKTYFLHLDLSPGSAQVRAHGQKVADALTLAVDHLDDLPSALSALRELHAHKLRVNPVKFQLLVHCLLVTLARHYPGDFSPSLQASLNKFLSHVISALAPNCH, from the exons ATGGTGCTGGAGGCGGCGGACCGGGCTGCGGTGCGCGCGCTGTGGCTGAAGCTGGGTAGTAACGTCGGCGTCTACACGACCGAGGCCCTGGAGAG GACCTTCCTGGCCTTCCCTTCCACCAAGACCTACTTCCTCCACCTGGACCTGAGCCCCGGCTCCGCCCAGGTCAGAGCGCACGGCCAGAAAGTGGCCGACGCGCTGACCCTCGCCGTGGACCACCTGGACGACCTGCCCAGCGCCCTGTCGGCTCTGCGTGAGCTGCACGCGCATAAGCTGCGCGTGAACCCCGTCAAGTTCCAG CTGCTGGTCCACTGCCTGCTGGTGACCCTCGCCCGGCACTACCCTGGAGACTTCAGCCCCTCCCTGCAGGCCTCGCTCAACAAGTTTCTGAGCCACGTGATCTCGGCGCTGGCCCCCAACTGTCACTAA